The following are encoded together in the Choloepus didactylus isolate mChoDid1 chromosome 7, mChoDid1.pri, whole genome shotgun sequence genome:
- the SLC35B2 gene encoding adenosine 3'-phospho 5'-phosphosulfate transporter 1 isoform X1, with protein sequence MVARWWAVVVLATLPSLGAGGETPEAPQESWTQLWFFRFLVNAAGYASFMVPGYLLVQYFRRKNYLETGRGLCFPLVKACVFGNEPKASDEVPLAPRTESSETSSTWQALKLVFCATGLQVSYLTWGVLQERVMTRSYGATASAPGERFTDSQFLVLMNRLLALMVAGLYCVFCKQPRHGAPMYRYSFASLSNVLSSWCQYEALKFVSFPTQVLAKASKVIPVMLMGKLVSRRSYEHWEYLTAGLISVGVSMFLLSSGPEPRSSPTTTLSGLILLAGYIAFDSFTSNWQDALFAYKMSSVQMMFGVNFFSCVFTVGSLLEQGALLEGTRFMGRHSEFAAHALLLSVCSACGQLFIFYTIGQFGAAVFTIIMTLRQAFAILLSCLLYGHTVTVVGGLGVGVVFAALLLRVYARGRLKQRGKKAVPMESPVQKV encoded by the exons ATGGTTGCCAG GTGGTGGGCAGTGGTGGTGCTGGCCACGCTCCCCTCCttgggggcaggtggggagacCCCCGAAGCTCCTCAGGAATCATGGACCCAGCTATGGTTCTTCCGCTTTTTGGTGAATGCTGCTGGCTATGCCAGCTTTATGGTGCCTGGCTACCTCCTGGTGCAGTACTTCAGACGGAAGAACTACCTGGAGACAG GCAGGGGCCTCTGCTTTCCCTTGGTGAAAGCTTGTGTGTTTGGCAATGAGCCCAAGGCCTCCGATGAAGTCCCCCTGGCTCCACGGACAGAGTCGTCGGAGACATCCTCCACTTGGCAAGCCCTGAAGCTGGTCTTCTGTGCCACAGGGCTCCAG GTGTCCTATCTGACCTGGGGTGTGTTGCAGGAAAGAGTGATGACCCGCAGCTATGGGGCCACAGCCTCAGCACCAGGTGAGCGCTTCACAGACTCACAGTTCCTGGTGCTGATGAATCGATTGCTGGCACTGATGGTGGCAGGCCTCTACTGTGTCTTCTGCAAGCAGCCTCGACATGGGGCACCCATGTACCGGTACTCCTTTGCCAGTCTGTCAAACGTGCTTAGCAGCTGGTGCCAGTATGAAGCTCTGAAGTTTGTCAGCTTCCCCACCCAGGTGCTGGCCAAGGCCTCCAAGGTGATCCCTGTCATGCTGATGGGAAAGCTGGTGTCTCGGCGCAGTTACGAGCACTGGGAATACCTGACAGCTGGCCTCATCTCTGTTGGGGTCAGCATGTTTCTGTTGTCCAGTGGACCAGAGCCCCGCAGCTCCCCAACCACCACACTCTCAGGGCTCATCCTGCTAGCAGGCTACATTGCCTTTGACAGCTTCACCTCAAACTGGCAGGATGCCCTGTTTGCCTACAAGATGTCATCGGTACAGATGATGTTTGGGGTCAACTTCTTCTCCTGCGTCTTCACAGTGGGCTCGCTGTTAGAGCAGGGGGCTCTCCTGGAGGGGACCCGCTTCATGGGGCGACACAGTGAGTTTGCTGCCCACGCTCTTCTGCTCTCAGTCTGTTCTGCATGTGGCCAGCTCTTCATCTTCTACACTATTGGACAGTTTGGAGCCGCCGTCTTTACCATCATCATGACCCTCCGCCAGGCCTTTGCCATCCTCCTCTCCTGCCTCCTCTATGGCCACACCGTTACTGTGGTGGGGGGACTGGGTGTAGGCGTGGTCTTTGCTGCCCTCCTGCTCAGAGTCTATGCTCGGGGCCGCCTAAAGCAACGGGGAAAGAAGGCTGTGCCTATGGAGTCCCCTGTGCAAAAGGTTTGA
- the SLC35B2 gene encoding adenosine 3'-phospho 5'-phosphosulfate transporter 1 isoform X2 → MLLAMPALWCLATSWCSTSDGRTTWRQVSYLTWGVLQERVMTRSYGATASAPGERFTDSQFLVLMNRLLALMVAGLYCVFCKQPRHGAPMYRYSFASLSNVLSSWCQYEALKFVSFPTQVLAKASKVIPVMLMGKLVSRRSYEHWEYLTAGLISVGVSMFLLSSGPEPRSSPTTTLSGLILLAGYIAFDSFTSNWQDALFAYKMSSVQMMFGVNFFSCVFTVGSLLEQGALLEGTRFMGRHSEFAAHALLLSVCSACGQLFIFYTIGQFGAAVFTIIMTLRQAFAILLSCLLYGHTVTVVGGLGVGVVFAALLLRVYARGRLKQRGKKAVPMESPVQKV, encoded by the exons ATGCTGCTGGCTATGCCAGCTTTATGGTGCCTGGCTACCTCCTGGTGCAGTACTTCAGACGGAAGAACTACCTGGAGACAG GTGTCCTATCTGACCTGGGGTGTGTTGCAGGAAAGAGTGATGACCCGCAGCTATGGGGCCACAGCCTCAGCACCAGGTGAGCGCTTCACAGACTCACAGTTCCTGGTGCTGATGAATCGATTGCTGGCACTGATGGTGGCAGGCCTCTACTGTGTCTTCTGCAAGCAGCCTCGACATGGGGCACCCATGTACCGGTACTCCTTTGCCAGTCTGTCAAACGTGCTTAGCAGCTGGTGCCAGTATGAAGCTCTGAAGTTTGTCAGCTTCCCCACCCAGGTGCTGGCCAAGGCCTCCAAGGTGATCCCTGTCATGCTGATGGGAAAGCTGGTGTCTCGGCGCAGTTACGAGCACTGGGAATACCTGACAGCTGGCCTCATCTCTGTTGGGGTCAGCATGTTTCTGTTGTCCAGTGGACCAGAGCCCCGCAGCTCCCCAACCACCACACTCTCAGGGCTCATCCTGCTAGCAGGCTACATTGCCTTTGACAGCTTCACCTCAAACTGGCAGGATGCCCTGTTTGCCTACAAGATGTCATCGGTACAGATGATGTTTGGGGTCAACTTCTTCTCCTGCGTCTTCACAGTGGGCTCGCTGTTAGAGCAGGGGGCTCTCCTGGAGGGGACCCGCTTCATGGGGCGACACAGTGAGTTTGCTGCCCACGCTCTTCTGCTCTCAGTCTGTTCTGCATGTGGCCAGCTCTTCATCTTCTACACTATTGGACAGTTTGGAGCCGCCGTCTTTACCATCATCATGACCCTCCGCCAGGCCTTTGCCATCCTCCTCTCCTGCCTCCTCTATGGCCACACCGTTACTGTGGTGGGGGGACTGGGTGTAGGCGTGGTCTTTGCTGCCCTCCTGCTCAGAGTCTATGCTCGGGGCCGCCTAAAGCAACGGGGAAAGAAGGCTGTGCCTATGGAGTCCCCTGTGCAAAAGGTTTGA